A single window of Excalfactoria chinensis isolate bCotChi1 chromosome 13, bCotChi1.hap2, whole genome shotgun sequence DNA harbors:
- the LOC140258081 gene encoding alpha-2Db adrenergic receptor-like, with translation MEAAVTLPNASTNSSQAGSSPHSPAATGLILLAVLAVLLATLVGNVLVVAAVSTSRALRAPQNLFLVSLASADILVAVLILPFSLAKEVMGYWYFGSLWCSLYLALDVLLCTASIGHLCAISLDRYWAVTRAARLNLRRSPGRVKGMIGAVWAAATLVALPPLFKARPRARQCELIEETWYVLASCIASFFAPCLVMVTVYCRIYRLTTRRSAAMLAARRGSAPCPGDADRRASWAAAPNRRHRSQHQSVSLCRRRLLRVRERRFTIVLAVVMGAFVLCWFPFFFTYSLEAVCGEGCRVSKPLFSFFFWIGYCNSSLNPIIYTIFNRDFRAAFRRLLAALVRHGS, from the coding sequence ATGGAGGCTGCCGTCACCCTGCCCAACGCCTCCACTAACAGCAGCCAAGCCGGCAGCTCCCCGCACTCGCCGGCGGCCACCGGGCTCATCCTGCTGGCCGTGCTGGCCGTGCTGCTGGCCACGCTGGTGGGCAACGTGCTGGTGGTGGCAGCCGTCTCCACCAGCCGGGCCCTGCGCGCCCCGCAGAACCTCTTCCTGGTGTCCCTGGCCTCAGCGGACATCCTGGTGGCCGTCCTCATCCTGCCCTTCTCGTTGGCCAAAGAGGTGATGGGCTACTGGTACTTCGGCAGCCTGTGGTGCAGCCTCTACCTGGCGCTGGAcgtgctgctgtgcacagcctCCATTGGGCACCTCTGTGCCATCAGCCTGGACCGCTACTGGGCCGTCACGCGGGCGGCACGGCTCAACCTGCGGCGCAGCCCTGGCCGCGTGAAGGGGATGATCGGGGCGGTGTGGGCCGCGGCCACCCTGGTGGCCTTACCGCCTCTGTTCAAGGCCCGTCCGCGGGCACGGCAGTGCGAGCTGATCGAAGAGACGTGGTACGTGCTGGCCTCCTGCATCGCCTCCTTCTTCGCCCCGTGCCTCGTCATGGTCACCGTCTACTGCCGCATCTACCGCCTCACCACGCGTCGCAGTGCCGCCATGCTCGCCGCCCGCCGTGGCTCAGCCCCGTGCCCCGGGGATGCCGACAGGAGGGCATCGTGGGCCGCAGCGCCCAACCGGCGGCACCGGAGCCAGCACCAGAGCGTGTCGCTGTGCCGGCGGCGGTTACTGCGGGTGCGGGAGAGGCGCTTCACCATCGTGCTGGCCGTGGTGATGGGGGCCTTCGTGCTCTGCTGGTTCCCCTTCTTCTTCACCTACAGCCTGGAGGCCGTGTGCGGGGAGGGGTGCCGCGTCTCCAAGCCcctcttcagcttcttcttctGGATCGGGTACTGCAACAGCAGCCTCAACCCCATCATCTACACCATCTTCAACAGGGACTTCCGTGCCGCGTTCCGCAGACTCCTGGCTGCCCTGGTCCGACACGGCTCCTAG
- the SLC34A1 gene encoding sodium-dependent phosphate transport protein 2A encodes MLPYRRESPAMPRCPVRGGRVVHGTPFAYCPSPQALHRLPGAHACPFAVGAVTCPDHGFLCPGSPGRLVESRERYELDALPWQGPRLGLEELQKPELGCWVRVQSICVSLLKVPLMFGFLYLFVCSLDVLSSAFQLAGGKVAGDIFKDNAILSNPVAGLVVGILVTVLVQSSSTSTSIIVSMVSSGLLEVRSAIPIIMGSNIGTSVTNTIVALMQAGDRSEFKRAFAGATVHDCFNWLSVLVLLPLEVVSGYLHHVTHLVVATFNIRSGKDAPDLLKIITEPFTKLIIQLDKSVITGIATGDESLRNRSLIRTWCGPAPPQTAAGGVGVPPNCTASGHCSSNGNGILHNITRQKCEHLFTDTPLPDLAVGLVLLAGSLVVLCTCLILLVKILNSLLKGQVAKAIQKVINTDLPHPFSWLTGYFAMVVGAGMTFVVQSSSVFTSAITPLIGLGVISIERAYPLTLGSNIGTTTTAILAALASPGDKLASSFQIALCHFFFNISGILLWYPLPFTRLPIRMAKALGECTAKYRWFAVLYLIICFLLLPSLIFGISMAGWRVLVGVGAPFLGLLFFVGLVNVLQVRSPGRLPKWLQSWDFLPAWMHSLQPLDSLITRATLCCTDRCRSPEGWDEHEAAARDKARLGLDNPVLSYPEEMPSPVLRVGSPHLAPHSATRL; translated from the exons ATGTTGCCATACCGGAGGGAGAGCCCGGCCATGCCCCGCTGCCCAGTGCGGGGAGGAAGGGTGGTGCACGGGACCCCGTTTGCCTACTGCCCCAGCCCTCAAG ctctgcacaggcTGCCGGGTGCCCATGCCTGCCCCTTCGCCGTGGGAGCAGTGACCTGCCCTGACCATGGCTTCCTGTGCCCTGGCTCCCCGGGGCGGCTGGTGGAGAGCCGGGAGCGCTACGAGCTGGATGCACTGCCCTGGCAGGGGCCCCGCCTGGgcttggaggagctgcagaagcCAG agctgggctgctgggtgAGGGTCCAGTCCATCTGTGTCTCCCTTCTCAAGGTGCCTCTGATGTTTGGCTTCCTGTACCTCTTCGTCTGCTCCCTGGAcgtgctcagctctgctttccagctggccGGAG GCAAAGTGGCAGGGGACATCTTCAAGGACAACGCCATCCTCTCCAACCCCGTAGCCGGGCTGGTGGTGGGCATCCTGGTGACCGTGCTGGTGCAGAgctcctccacctccacctccatcATTGTCAGCATGGTCTCCTCGGGGC TGCTGGAGGTGCGCTCTGCCATACCCATCATCATGGGCTCCAACATTGGCACCTCAGTCACCAACACCATCGTGGCCCTCATGCAGGCTGGAGATCGCAGTGAGTTCAAAAG GGCTTTTGCTGGTGCTACGGTGCACGACTGTTTCAACTGGCTGTCGGTGTTGGTCCTGCTGCCGCTGGAGGTGGTGAGCGGGTACCTGCACCACGTCACCCACCTGGTGGTGGCCACCTTCAACATCCGCAGTGGGAAGGATGCCCCTGACCTGCTGAAAATCATCACGGAGCCCTTCACCAAGCTCATCATCCAG CTGGACAAGTCGGTAATCACAGGCATCGCGACAGGGGATGAGAGTCTGCGCAACCGCAGCCTCATCCGCACGTGGTGCGGCCCTGCACCTCCCCAG acagcTGCCGGTGGGGTAGGGGTGCCTCCAAACTGCACAGCTTCTGGACACTGCAGCAGTAATGGCAATGGGATCCTCCACAACATCACTAGGCAGAAGT GCGAGCACCTCTTCACGGACACGCCGCTGCCGGACCTGGCCGTGGGGCTGGTTCTGCTGGCCGGGTCCCTCGTCGTGCTCTGCACCTGCCTCATCCTCCTGGTCAAAATCCTCAACTCCCTGCTCAAGGGGCAGGTGGCCAAGGCCATCCAGAAGGTCATCAACACTG ACCTCCCACACCCATTCAGCTGGCTCACTGGGTACTTCGCCATGGTGGTGGGCGCTGGGATGACCTTTGTGGTCCAGAGCAGCTCCGTCTTCACCTCGGCCATCACACCCCTGATCG GCTTGGGGGTGATCAGCATTGAGCGTGCCTACCCACTGACCCTGGGCTCCAACATTGGCACCACCACCACCGCCATCCTGGCTGCGCTGGCCAGCCCTGGGGACAAGCTGGCCAGCTCCTTCCAG ATCGCCCTCTGCCACTTCTTCTTCAACATCTCTGGCATCCTGCTGTGGTACCCGCTGCCCTTCACCCGCCTGCCCATCCGCATGGCCAAGGCGCTGGGCGAGTGCACAGCCAAGTACCGCTGGTTTGCCGTGCTGTACCTCAtcatctgcttcctcctgctgccctccctCATCTTCGGCATCTCCATGGCGGGCTGGCGGGTGCTGGTGGGGGTGGGCGCTCCTTTCCTCGGCCTCCTCTTCTTCGTGGGGCTGGTGAACGTGCTGCAGGTGCGCAGCCCCGGCCGCCTGCCCaagtggctgcagagctgggactTCCTCCCGGCCTGGATGCACTCGCTGCAGCCGCTCGACAGCCTGATCACACGCGCCACGCTCTGCTGCACCGACCGCTGCCGCAGCCCCGAGGGCTGGGATGAGCACGAGGCCGCTGCCCGTGACAAGGCCAGGTTGGGGCTGGACAACCCTGTGCTCTCCTACCCTGAGGAGATGCCCAGCCCCGTGCTGCGGGTGGGCTCCCCACACCTGGCCCCACACAGTGCCACCCGCCTCTAG